The Streptomyces lienomycini sequence GGCGGCTCTTGCCGCCGCATTTCATCAATCATGGTTGCCGCTAGTGACAGCACGGTCACACAGTGCGAAAGTGCCGGACATGACGACATACGGGGGCTTCCAGCCCGTCTTCTGCACGATCGTCCCGCCCCACGTCCTCGACCGGCTCGCCCAGCACGCCGACCCCGTGCTCGCCGGGCCCGCCCGCCGCACCCTGCAGCGCGACGCCCTCGAACGCACCCGCCGCGGACTGACCACGGTCGTCGGCGCCCCCGCCGTGGCCCCGCTCGCCGGCGCCGAGCCCGGGAAGCCGCAGCGCACGATCTACGACGCCCGGCACGGCACCGACCTGCCGGGCCGCAAGGTGCGCGGCGAGGGCGACGAACCCGGCCAGGACGCCACCGTGAACCGGGCCTACGCGGGCCTGGGCGCCACCTTCGAGCACTACCTCAAGGTGTACCGGCGCGACTCCATCGACGGCGCCGGGCTGCCGCTGGACGCGACCGTGCACTACGACCGCGAGTACAACAACGCGTTCTGGAACGGCGAGCAGATGGTCTTCGGCGACGGGGACGGGGAGATCTTCCTCGACTTCACCCTCGCCCTGGACGTGATCGGCCACGAGCTGACCCACGGCGTCACCCAGCACACCGCCAACCTGACCTACTACGGCCAGCCCGGCGCCCTCAACGAGTCGCTGTCCGACGTCTTCGGCTCCCTCATCAAGCAGTACGCGCAGGGCCAGAGCGCCACCGAGGC is a genomic window containing:
- a CDS encoding M4 family metallopeptidase produces the protein MTTYGGFQPVFCTIVPPHVLDRLAQHADPVLAGPARRTLQRDALERTRRGLTTVVGAPAVAPLAGAEPGKPQRTIYDARHGTDLPGRKVRGEGDEPGQDATVNRAYAGLGATFEHYLKVYRRDSIDGAGLPLDATVHYDREYNNAFWNGEQMVFGDGDGEIFLDFTLALDVIGHELTHGVTQHTANLTYYGQPGALNESLSDVFGSLIKQYAQGQSATEADWLIGAGLLAPRVTGEALRSMKAPGTAYDDDVLGKDPQPATMDDYVRTGRDNGGVHINSGIPNHAFYLLATELGGHAWERAGQLWYDVLTGGELAQDASFTDFATLTVKAARERYGDAAELEAVGKAWEQVGVPTA